Sequence from the Paenibacillus riograndensis SBR5 genome:
TCGTAAAGTAGGGCCGGATTTTTTGGCAGATAGCGCGGGGGGAAATGGTACGGCCCAGCCCGCGCATGTTCTAGAGCCCTACAATTTCACAAACGATAACGGGGAGTTTACGGGGACAATGCCAAACATCACGTCAAACAATGACCCAGCGCTCGGAGCTGGTAAATGGGGTAACGGTGATTTGGCAGTATACCCGCGCAAGGGGTACCGTAAAGGCGGTTCGGGCGAAGGGGAATTAAGAGTGTCAACAGCACAACTTCAAGCTGCTGATGGCTGGCTTAGATCAAATTACATTCTTGAGGGCGGAGATATATTCGGTACTCCTGGCGGAATAGCTAATAACTCAGCACGTAACCACCATATGCCAGGCACCGCAGTAACTGTATGGTCAGGAGACAGATTCTTCATTCGACCGCCGGCCGGATGGTTTAATGGAGATTCTTGGGTGACTTACCCCGTGCCGGGCCTTGTCCCCAATAATGTTCGTGCGGGGGTCGTTATCGGTGATATGACGGGAAATATGCGGGAATACTTTGGCGGGGCTTTTGCCATAAACTTTGTACAGGGTTTTGATAGTGGGACCACCGTTGAGATTTTTAGCATACCTGCAGGATGGACCAATGTCTCACTTGCTGGAATTGTTTCTACTCGATTAAGCTCTGTATCCGGTTTTAATGGTAGAGTTCAGTTACTTCTTAGGGATATACACGGTCAAGAATTACTTCTGTCAGAAAATAGCTGGGGCGGAGAGGGTTCTAACTGGCAGGATTCATCTGGTCTATTTATTGACCGAGTTAATAGGCAGATTACAACTGACGGCGAAGTTTCAGGGGCACCAGAATCACACGGTGGTTGGCAGGGTAACAGTGACATTGGCATGAATGGTACTTTCGCGAAACCATTTAACTTAGACAATAGAATCAGCCTAATATATAGAGTGATATCTGTTGTCTCTGCAGGGTATAGCACTGTATTTGTAAGAGGAAAAGTAGCTTACAACTAAATATCTTATGTTAAAGCCATACGCCTTAGCAGGCGTTTTTATTTTGCCCTCAGATTGTGTTTTGCTGCCTGGGGGCTACTTATTTATAGGGGTGGATCATGTGGAGCTTACAACGATTACAGCAATAGTTGCAGCAGTAAGCGGAGTTGTACTTGGATGGGTAACCCGAACATCTGCCTTTAAAAAGGACGTTGCTCAGGAAGCCGGGAACGGGGCTGCACTGCGTACAGACGTTGAGTACATCAAGCGCGGTGTAGATGATATCCGGGCTGATGTTCGGATGCAAGGGCAGCGGACGGATGTACTGGCCGAGCGAGTAACGCGAGTTGAGGAGTCGGCAAAGCAAGCTCATTTACGTATTAGCGAAATCCACAAGCAAAGGAGTGATGTGTAATGGATTTGCTGAGTGATGAGACTCTGGCCCTAGCTACTCTTGTAGCGGCATATGTCGGTGTAGCAAAAGGGCTGGGTTTAAAAGTTAAGTGGGTAAATCTGGCGGCTGTAGGGATTGCAGCCGTCTTTGTTTTGGTGCCGACGTCCATCCGGGAAAAAATCATAGAGATTTCTATCGTAGGCCTATCGGCTACGGGCACATACCAGTTGGCCAAAAAAAAGGAGGGCAAATAATGCTGACTTTAGAGCAAGTAAAGGCTAAGTCCGCAAAGCGCTTGGATGGCCTGCAGCCGGTCGTCAAAGCTGCTGCAACGGCACTCATTGAGCGCTGTTATGCCCGGGAAGTCAATATAGTGATTACCCAAGGCCTGCGGACCATTGCGGAGCAAGACGCGCTGTACGCGCAGGGTCGCACGAAGCCAGGCCAAATCGTTACTAATGCCAAAGGCGGGACCAGTTATCACAATTATGGTCTGGCTATAGATTTTGCGCTGCTGCTGCCGAACGGGTCTAGTGTCTCCTGGGACACGACGCGGGACGGTGACGGTGATAAGGTGGCGGATTGGTCGGAGGTTGTGCAAGAGGCTAAGGCACTGGGCTTTGAATGGGGCGGGGATTGGACCAATTTTAAGGACCTCCCACACTTTCAAATGGTGTTCGGTCTTTCGACGGCGCAGCTGCGGGCGGGTAAGGAGCCAACAGCAGCACAGATAAAAGCGGCATATGCCGTCATTGATAAATTACAAGGGGAGGCAGCGGAGGATATGAGTAAAATCGCAGAGCTGGAAGCGCAAGTCAAGGAGCTGGCACAGGCAGTGGAGGGTCTGACCAAAAGCAAGGATGTGCTTAAGGAGCAAGCCCTGCAGCAGGCAGGGGAGATCAAGGAGTTGGGTACCGCAATCCTAGAGCTGACAGATACCACTCCGCCAAAGTGGTCCTTGGAGGCCATTCAGGCGCTACATGATACGCCGTCTGTTATTAACGGTCAGCCGGTCATTGATACGCCGGACAAGGCAACAAAAACAGAGGCGCGGATTTTTACAGTATTATACCGGTTGGGCTTGGCCCGCTTGAAAGGAGATAAATAAAATCCCAAGCGTTTGGGATTATGAAAAGCCCTGCTGACCAAAATAGTCGGCAGGGCTTTTTTTTAGTTTGTTTTGAACCAGACACCACCAGAACCGTCATACTTTCTAGCAAAACTTATGACCGGTGAAGGATCATCCTTCTTGACCTGAAATGCTACCCACCCCTCTTTGGACGAACCCGCATATACCTTTGCGTCTATATTGGGTTCAGGGAGAACTATTGACATTAAATAGTCGTAATCGGTTCCGGAACTGGAAACAAGCTTAAAATCTCCATTCCAAACGTCTACCGCTGCATCCGTACTTTTTTTATTGGAAATAATCTTAACATTCGCTTTTGCCAAAATATATTCATAGCCATCTTTTGCCGGGCTGTTAAGCGAATTCGCTTCACTGATCATTTTCCATGCTTCATCCCCGCGTATGATTTGAGTGATTGAAACTTGACCGGTATACTTTTTCAGAGCGCTATCGACTGTAAATGATTGAGTAGATCCAATAGCTGCCGGCTTTGTACGGCTTGACTGCCCTGTGTCATTCGTAGAAGGGGCAGTTGTTGCGCTTCCTTTGCTGGTAATAGTGGCTGTTTTGGTTTTGCTGTCATACTTCACAGTTGCTCCTAATAGATTTCCAACATCTTTCAGTGCTACGTAAGGAGCGCCTTTAATCTCTTGAATATCAGCGGACGTAGTCTTTCCATCTACAATCAGCTTGAACTTTGTAGCTGCATAGGCTCCGGCGGTAAATGAAGAGACAAGGACAAAGCTGGCAATAGCAGCGGTAATCAATTTCTTTTTTTTCATATGTATCGTACCTCCATATTGTTTTGATGGAGATAGTTTATCAAATATAGGTAATATTTACTATATTATTTTACATATAATAGTACACTCTAAAAAAATCCCCCACCATAGTTATGTTGGCAGGGGTTAAAGTATTAAACCTCAAACTCTCCCCACCCAGGGGGCAACGGATCTTCTGATGCTTCCTCCAATGCTTCCGGCTCCACAATCAGCAGCAACGGCTCCCCGATGTCCACCAGTGCGCCTATACGCTTGCTGTAGCCCTCAAACGTTCCGACAGTAACAACCTTTCCTGTCCGACCGCCAAACCCGCTTTCGTGGCCAGGCGCGATCCGCACGGGCAGCTCCGGCTTCAACTCTTCCCACTTCATAAGGTTGGTGCCCTCCCGGTCAGCCGAAGGGATTCTTCACGGATGTGCAGCTCACTGAGCCAAGCGGCATCTTCTGTGGCTGCCGCCATGTTGGAGAGCTGTCGCAGCTTAAGGGTGTCCCAGCAGTACCGGGCGTTGACGGCCAGACACTGCTGCAGCTCCACCAACTGTTCCATGGTCCACGGTTGGGCGTGGTACAGCTCCGCAAGTATTACGTGTACGGGCAGCATCACCACTTCACCAGCAGTATAATAATGTTCGCAACGCTTATTATCAGGGCGGCATAGGTCATAACCGAGGTGATTTTTTGTTTAACGGTCACGTTTCATCGCTCCTTATCGTTATGTTATAATTGAGAGGAAAGGCGGCCCTTGTATTTCATCCCCCTACGCCTTAGCCCCTTTCGGGGCCAAGGTTTCGGGATAACTTACCTACTCAGCAAGTAGATGAGGGTGAGGATTGAGTTTATCAAGCCGATGATTGCCGTCACCGTCTTGACTGTTTCAGCTCGTTCCTCTTTCCGCCTTTCGTGTCTCGATTTATCCAATATGTTCACCTCCTCTCTACATCTATAATTATATACGATATTCGTATATATGTCAACGATTATCGTATATAATTATTCGAGGTTCGTTGAATTTTTTACGGAAATCAGGTATATTATAGTCGAGGTGAGCATATGTTAAGACTCAAACTGGACAAGCTACTTTATGAAAAAAGGCTCAATGCAAACCAACTATCTAAAATGACAGGAATACGGTACCCCACTATCTCAGATATGGCTGATAACAAATCAAAAGCATGGTCCCCCGAAAATCTCAATAAGATTATGATTGCTTTAGGACTGAAAGACATTTCAGAATTGATTGAGTATGTAGAAGAGCCGCCACAGGAGTGATCCTGGACGGCTCTTTTGCTGCTCAGGAAAAGTATGTAGATTTCGACAAAAAGGTTTCACAATGTATAGCTATGTCTATACAAAATCCCGGGAGAGAGCCGACCGGCTCAAGGCAATAACATTAGCTCATATAAGTCCTCCATTTGACACCCTAGAACGTGGGCTACTGTGGCGGCAGCGTCATAAGACATCATCTCCCTATCGTTAACCCAATTGGAGATTTGCTTTGGAGAATATTCAGCCCTACGTGATAATTCGGCTTGCGTCATTTTGGCTCTGGCTAATAGGTATCTTAGTCGGCATCTCCCTCGGGAGAGCTTCACTCACGGTCCTCCTTTTTAGAGGTCGGTTTCGAGCGAATTATACCATATTACGTTAAGAATACCAATAATCATATATGGTAAAATGTTTAGAAATAGCGAACTCATGTTCCTGTTTGTAAATCTATGATATAATCCTAATACATAATTCATAACAACGGAGGTGCCGATAGATGCGAGCCATTGATTTGGGGGATCTATCTCAGGCGGCAGATATAAAATCCGCCTGCATGTTTATCGCGTGGAAGGTGGATCAGAACTTATATGAAGGAAAAGATTTGGGAGCTGAATTGAAGGAGTTGTTGATCAATATCGTAGAATTTGAAAACACTCTGTCTAGCGGAATAGTTGATGATCTTAAGACACGGATTAAGTCATGATTAACCGACATTTGAGCAAAACATTAAAGGACCGCCACAGGAATGACCTGGGCGGCTCTTTTATCTTCTATATGTAGCTTGCAGGGTTTTCAACAGTGTAACTTCGGCTCCATATGGAGTAAAGTAGAAGACACCTTGTCGGGTGTCTTTTTTCATTTCTGTGGCTGTTTTGGACTATACGTGATAGTTAAAGAGCTTGCTATGCCGCGGTATCAGGGGCTTAGATCAGTAATAGACTGACTCAATAATAAAAAAAGCGGCAGCCCAGGAGGAGAAAAGAAGTCCCAGACTACCACTGTTTTAAATTTATCGTTTTCCGTCAGCTCAATTGCGGGGTTACACAGGTATTCACTTGCTCGCTGCTTCGCATTACTTTTACTTAAATAGACTTATTCCAACAGTAACTCTTCGACATTTGTGCCGAATATGTTGTACTGAAATGAGCATACTAGACCACTCCTCTAAATATCATAATATTTCATAGTATATAGGAAGCTGTTTCCCTTGGATGGTTAAGAGGAAAATGATGACCATATGGAACAACATCAACCTTACCAAGATGTAATGGAGCAGAATAGCGTCTATCTTGATCTCCCCAAATAATATGAAGATTATACCCTGGTACTTTGGTGAAATCACCCTGATAGTCTTTCGATAGAACCCGGTTGAGCTGAAGAGTTGTATTTAAAATTCTAGGCGAAGTAAAGCTGCTGCGTATTTTTGCAATATAATGTTTCGGAATGCTCTCCGTATTTTCAAACAGACCATTACCAATTAAATAACGTTCTAATGAATTAGCTGTTGCTAACTTCAATGCCCATTTGTTCATAAATGGAGGAGCATTAAACGATTTAGAATTTTTTTTCGCAACAGGCGGCTGAAGTAAAGTAATAGTATTCTTCGTATCTATATACTCTCGCCCTAACGCTTCCAGCAGAATAACCGCTCCGAAGGAATGGCCGATCCAATGTGCGCCATGAGTAGCTTTTCCTAATAAATCATTCACTACATTCAAATAGAGATCCAGAAGAGGTGTCTCCCGCTTAAAAGGGGACCGTCCTAAACCTGGAAGATCCGGAATCCATACGGGTCGACCCGTTTTTTCATGAAGCTCTAGTCCTAAAGGAAATAAATCCTCTCCATCACTCAACAAACCGTGGAATAAAATAAATGGCCTACCCTCTCCTTGTATTTGATAAATCACAGTGTTTCCGATTAAGGTTCGTTCAAATGCATGATTATGCTGGACTTTTGGGTACATCAAGCGATAATCCAAATCTGCTACTACGGCCGGGAAAAAATTCATAACACTCGTCTTATTAAACCAATCTTCCCCCATGATTTTTTTCGGTAAATCATTTGAAAACTTTCTATTTGTAATAAAGTTCAGTCCATCCGATGGAATTTGTGTGATTTTACTTAGCCCGCTTTTCATAAGTGCCTTCATGAAGCGAAGGGGCACAGAGATTTTAGGTGCTGCCATATTCATACTTTCTGACATAACGCCTAATAATTCAGATATATCCGGATCAAGCGGTTTGTCTGGAACAAGTGTATAGGTTTGAATAGACGATGTCTCCAGCTTAACAACCTGAACAATAAACTTCGCTAGCTCATCGTTTGAAATAAGTGGTAATTTATACCCCTTGCCTCCAGGAATAACTGGCATCAGCCCTCTTCGCATACTCTCCACAAGCAAGCCTAAGCCTGCTATCTGCTCCGTACTCCCTGTTGTACTGCTGCCGACTACGGTTGGCGGATTAATCACAGACAGCGGATAGCCGATTGCGGATGCCTGCTGGCGAATATACAGATCTGCTAAAAATTTGGTTTTTTCATAAGGGTTTTTTATTTTCAAATAGTCGTGCCCTTCTTTAAACACATCAATCGCAACCTTGCTATTATGATCATCAAAGGGGCTCATATATCCAACGACATGAATGAATTGCTGCAAACCCTTCAATTGATGGATACGTTTAGCGAGTTCACTGATATGCTTGGCACCGTTTAAAAATACAGAGGTTGCCTCTTGCGTTGTCGCTTGAATATCCATTTGTCCGCCTGCGTGAATAATAACATCTGTGTTCAGTACCCTCTCCTTATCTTCCTCGCTTAAACCTAAATCTGTTTTCGTCAAATCACCTTCAATAAAGTGCATGGCTGACTCGTTGAAAATACCATTTTCCTGAAAAACATGTGTTGCTTTACTTTTTGACCGCACTAAAAGAAAAATCATAACCTCCTCTTTAAGAAGCTCCTCCACAAGTTGCCTCCCAATAAAGCCTGTTCCACCTGTTAAAAATATTGTTCTCACTACATCCGCTCTCCTTTTTAGTACTGAATGGTACTAATTTTGTGTAAAAAAAATGCTTCTCTTATCGAAGCAAGTTGAAAAAGTGGCTGGCTGTTTTCGTGATCACCGTTGCATCCTTCAATGTCTCTGCAAGAAACAGTGCTCCTTCAAGATTCGTTATAAAAAGTGCCGCTACCTCGTCAATATGAATCGTATCTCTAAACTCGCCTTTTTCTGCTCCTTGTTGTAGTAATAGAGAGATTTTCATTTGTAATCCTGTGAAAAAGAGACCTATTTTTTCTTTGATGTGCGTAGCTTGTGCCGGAGTTTGAATATAAAGCGTAATAAATGGACAGCTACCCTTATACTCTCTGGACTGAACTCCCTGCGATAAATGCTTTAGAAACATCTGGACACGATCTTCAACTGATAATTGGTTCTGAGAAAGGATTTGATCCATTGCACGCTCATACGTTTCAATCCAATAATCAACGACCCCTGCTAACAATTCTTCCTTATCAGCGAAGTGATAATACACATTAGATTTTGATACTTTGCTTACACGTACTAATTCATCCATGCTTGTATAAGCAAATCCCTTTTCTAAAAATAATGTTGCCGCTACTTCAATCACACGTTTTTGATTCATTAATTTTACCTTTGTCATGACTAGAACTATACAGTACTAATTCGAACATTGCAAGTAAGAAGATAAATTCGATCATTTACGATCCACTCTTGATTAATATCATAACGTATTTGATCTACGGGAAAACCGTACAGGGATATCCTTAATTGATGACATTGAGGTGCATTTCCTGGAGCTGCCGAAGCTGGATGAACGTAGTGTTTCGTCTGAAGGCGGACTCATCAATTGGCTGTTGTTTCTAAAAGGTGCCGATACATCACACTGGGAGGTGCTGAAGATGAATGAACCAGGATTAGAAAAGGCGATGAAGCGTCCATGCTGGGTAGTGCGGAAATGGCGGGTATAAAAAAAGGGAAAATAGAAGTTGCACGGAATTTGTTAGCTATGGGGATGGATCATGCGGCTGTAGCTAAGGCTACCGGGCTTAGTGAGGATGAAATCCAGTCTATAAAGTTGTAACATTCCTATTCTTTAAGCCGATCATATTGAAAACAAGGATTCTGGAGGGCTCACCCAGGTCCTTGCTTCGTTTATAGCAACTCTCCGAAGGCAGTGTGTTCGAGGACTGCTGCGAGTATATTACCGTTTAATACTCCGTAGTACACAAGAATGTCCATGCGATTGTAGACCTGTACCAGTTATTGCTTGCTATTATAGGATTCCAAAAATTAAAATAAAATATTTTTGTGCTGTTTTTTTAAAAAAATATACCTGCTTAAAATAGCGGATGTGTATTTTGAAAATATGTAAACTTACTGCGTTATCCTGGATATTTAAAAAAAGGGTTCTACTAAGAACTATTTATCGAAGTGAACAATGGATTAGAATCTTGGTTTACCAGAAGCATACTTTTCTATAGTGTCTCAATAATTAATCATGAATGAGCTCATTTGCCGAAAATGGCAAGCGAGCATTTGGCAAAAAGGGGGGGGATAACAATGGTCCAAAAGTGAGGATTACCTGAAGACATAACCGTGCTGATGCGACAACTAGTCATGAACAGCCACATTCGTATGGCTGGCACTGTGCTGTACACGTACTTTATCCGGTGCTGGAAGTTGGATGATGAACATGCAACGTACTATATGCGGCGTTACTTTGAAAAGTACTTCGCTCAACAGTTGCAGAGACATCTTCAAAAGCTTAACAAAGCATAATCTATCTTACTTATGAGGGGATAACATCCATGAGTCAATCATCGTCAGGTAAGACTCGTACACACGGCAAACAACAAAACAACTACGCTTTCGCAGCTTAATAACCTGTGTGCGTGCTTCTACCCTGCATCGCCCATGTGACAGGGATAGGGGCTAACAAGTAGTGGGATACGCTGTCTGATCTCCGCCTGGGGTCAGCAGAAGAAGATAATCAGGCTGACCCTATAGCCGGTTACGGGGCGATACTCGGGTGACATCAAAACTGTGACTACACTCGTAGAAACTTATGTGCGTTATCTTCGGACAGGGGTTCGACTCCCCTCGGCTCCATATGGAGTAACAGCGAAAGACATCTTGATGGGTGTCTTTTTGTTTTGTTCTCTATTCATAGAGGTTGGCTGTAAGTTCTGGATGAGTTCATCTTATTCCAAAGTCAGTTACAATAGTTCTGGCTCCGACCCCAACAAGGTTAATAGCTCAATTTCTTCTGGAGTTTGCAGGGTGATCATCCTCTAAGCTTTAATCAATCTTCAATGAACTGAAAGGTATCTTCGCAGTATTTAATAAAATCATCAAACGAGGAAAAGACACTGAACGACGGGAATCTCTCATTTTTGTTCTGATTCCAAGTCAGATGCACAAGGTAATATTGACCTGTGCTGATTTCATGGAATAATACATCATCGGATGCATAACTTCGAGCAAATGCTGTTAGATCTTTTTGAAACAAACGATGCATTGCGCTCAGTTCGCTTTCCAACTCCTTCTCCAGCATTCCTTTAAATTGATCCTCTAGTATGTGCCATGGCTCTTTGAGTGTTGAATGCATGCGTACTTCCTTCTCTGCGGTGAGAATGATATCCTCACTTGATACATTCTGCAGAGCCTCTATAGCTGTTTGGATAGCCCGTTCAGCAGTATCTGATAAGGATTTCTGACTGAAAAGAGGACCCCAGAATCCCTCTTCATTCATGATTTCCTTTACATCAGGATCATGCTCAATCCACTTATAGATTAGAAAGGTAAATAGGCCATCTCGGTTACGCTTAATGATTTCTACCTTATATATTTCGCTTGGCGAATATATGACCTGAACGACTTCATCCATAGGTTCTCCCCCCGCTGACAAGCTATTAACCCAACTATACCAAAATGCGGAGGGAGGTACTGTATTAAAGCATACTAAACGGATTTATAACCAATTGATACGAGAGTCTTTTCAAATATATTTTTGGTTTCCATAAGCTGAACGCAGGGTGAGGTAGAGTTTTTTTGTATCTCTGTGAATAAACAACTTGGAGATGAACTTGCTGTCGAGAGTATTTAATAGTTGAACATTGGGTACTAAACTGATCCAGTAGACCTATAAACGTTTGGATACATGCTATATGGTGGAGATGTATTCTCCAGACACCTTCTAATACCAGTGTAGGGAGAATTGCGACAATCTCTTCGACACGCTCTTTATCCAACCTGCAAAGGGGTAGGGTACTAAACTTGGTCTCCGTCTGGATGATCAGGCTGAACCAACTTATACCCCTTTACGGGGGGCTTCTAGGGTGACATCAAAACTGTAACTACACTCGTAGAGGCTTATGTGCCGTTATCTTCAGACAGGGGTTTGACTCCCCTCGGCTCCATAAGGAATACCTAAAAGACACCCTTAGGGGTGTCTTTTAGTGCTTAATTCTGTTCTTATTAATAATGAACTTATCTAATAATGTGTATTAGTTGGAAAAAAACTAAATCAATCCGCAAGTCTTAGACGAGCAAAAGGCTCTAATTTTTTCCTCAATACAGACCAATTATTAAATATATTTATTTGAGGTGAGGTATCTCTCTCTAGTAAATCTTTTGCATCATCGATATGACTAATGCCATATAAAGAGTAAAAGTATTCCTCAGCATCACAAACAGATTTTTTTGCTATTTCCAAGAATTTTTCGGAGGTAATGATTCCTTGCGCTTTGAAGAAAATGTTAGTCTTTGCACAATCTATATTAATTGCACTCCTTATAAAAGAAGGGAGGTAAGGAGAAAAGTGACTATTAGTAGTCCCCTGCCCCTCCTTTTTGAAAATTAAAAATAAAGTATGTATGGAAATAACAAATAAAGTGAATATATCATCGATACTCTTAAGAATCTGGCATATACGGTTATCTTCAGAAAGTAAAACTAATATCTCATATATTAATCTAGAAATGGCAAAAGCATCGGCATCCATTTCTAAAGTCTGCAAATCTAAGAGGCTCACACATGAATTTTCATGATTTAATGCATTTGTTTTGTGATTTGAAGAATTAAGATACATTATATGTCCATTATAATGGTGGCCAATTTCATGAAGTATAATAAACTTTATTGCAAACATAGCCATATACTCGGCTATTATCCTCCTTTCTTTATTAAAGGGATACTTAATTGTATAGTCGTATTGTTCATTATCAAAATGATAGTATAGATTAGTATTAAAGATAAGCTCATTAGGAGGGAGATAAGGTAATACTGAACAATGACAAAGCATTTCATAAAAAACTTCAAATGTAGAAAATACGACGCCATCATTTATAGAAATATAATCAGTTTCATCTTTGTGGAAAGCTTCGCCATCAAAGAAAAATAATGTTTGGAAATTGAAACTAAATGGATACTTTTTTTCTAAAGACAGATCATTATTAATTTCCTCAACTAAGTTGATAGCATAGTTTTTAAAATATTGGAACCCAGTGTGTTCGGGAGATGTACTAACGTTAAAAATTGAAAATTCTGTGATGCCAAACATGAAGTCCATCCAATTAGCTCCTTCTAAATTGTTGAATCGAACCGTACAAAAACATTTTTAATGATGCTTTTTTGATCGGGAAGCTGCGGACTTAAATCTTTGTTTAAATACATTATACTTCTAGTAATCTGATTACCTTGAAAAAGAAAATCTAAACCCAAGGTTATACAACTTCCATCTATTAATCCCAACTCTTCCATTGTTAAATCGTGTTCTGTTTTTTCATCAAATCTATTATTGTTAATTAAAAAATAAGGTTTTATTTGTACAGTTCCCTTATGTTCCTTTGTAATCTCGTGAAGTTTAAATAGTCGTCTGACTAATAATAACAACATGGAAACGTTTAATTCTTTAGATATTTTCAAATTGTATATTCGATCATGCCCGTGATAATAAAATAACACATTGATTGGTTTGCCCTTTAATTTTTCTTGAATAGCATCTAATTCCCCGTTTATTTGCAATAGATAGTCATAATAAATTCTGTTTTCGGGTATTTCGCATAATACTCGAAAGTTTGCTTTAACTTGTTCAGGAAATCTTTGACACAAACCAATCCAATAATCTTTTCCATATATATCTATATCAGGATGAATGGACTGGAGTTTTGTGAACTGATCGCCTGTTAAGTTTTCGTTAGAGCAGATTATATAATTTGACCAAGGAAGTATGTTTTTTAATTGAATGGCACCTCGTAAAGAAGAACAAGCATTTGTAATGTTGAATTTGCTTCCTTTTAATGTACTTTTACATTGAAAAGCTGTTTTGTTTTTCTTGTAGTACAGGTCAATCCCCTGCTCAGGAGGCCGCCGTCTCTCAATTTCATCAGTTCTATAATTTAATTTAAGTAATTTTAGACAGAAAGATTCCCAAATATCGGAAAAATTGTTTTCTTCATTTATAGTCAAAAATGGTGGAGTTAATAAGTATCTTTGCATCTTTTATTCAATCCTTATTTTTAAATGTTAAATTCCAGATAATAAAGGCTTAGAAAGCATAGTTTAATTATAAATTATAACACTAATGTAACAGAAAAACTGTAAATATAATGATATTTAGCTAGCCCAAAGAAGCTCCATTTTACGGGGGGCTTCTAGGGTGACATCAAATCCGTGACTACACTCGTAGAAGCTTATGTGCCGTTATCTTCGGACAGGGGTTCAACTCCCCTCGGCTCCATATGGAGTAAGTAAAGAAGCCATTAACCAGTATTCTGGTTGGTGGCTTTTTGGTATGTTATAATAAAGCCAAATTCGAATCGGAGGTTAGTCCTAATGACTGTGGATCGCAAGCAACTCCAAGAAATACTCAAAAAGGCTAATCAATATGCACGTAAGCAAGCCAAAGAGTCGGGAGCATCCATTTACTATATAAAGAACAACAAAAGGGTTCGTGAGGATGCGGAAGGCAATAAGTTCGAAATTGTTTATGACTCGGCCGGCAAGAGACAAGAGTTTGCCTACCATGATTGAGACAAGACCCGTAATGACGGTATTTGCCGGCACTAACGGGGCTGGAAAAAGTACGCTCAGCATGCAGATGAAGAGCTGGTTAGGTGAATTGGTTGATCCTGATCAAATAGCCCGGGAACT
This genomic interval carries:
- a CDS encoding M15 family metallopeptidase, whose protein sequence is MLTLEQVKAKSAKRLDGLQPVVKAAATALIERCYAREVNIVITQGLRTIAEQDALYAQGRTKPGQIVTNAKGGTSYHNYGLAIDFALLLPNGSSVSWDTTRDGDGDKVADWSEVVQEAKALGFEWGGDWTNFKDLPHFQMVFGLSTAQLRAGKEPTAAQIKAAYAVIDKLQGEAAEDMSKIAELEAQVKELAQAVEGLTKSKDVLKEQALQQAGEIKELGTAILELTDTTPPKWSLEAIQALHDTPSVINGQPVIDTPDKATKTEARIFTVLYRLGLARLKGDK
- a CDS encoding alpha/beta fold hydrolase codes for the protein MRTIFLTGGTGFIGRQLVEELLKEEVMIFLLVRSKSKATHVFQENGIFNESAMHFIEGDLTKTDLGLSEEDKERVLNTDVIIHAGGQMDIQATTQEATSVFLNGAKHISELAKRIHQLKGLQQFIHVVGYMSPFDDHNSKVAIDVFKEGHDYLKIKNPYEKTKFLADLYIRQQASAIGYPLSVINPPTVVGSSTTGSTEQIAGLGLLVESMRRGLMPVIPGGKGYKLPLISNDELAKFIVQVVKLETSSIQTYTLVPDKPLDPDISELLGVMSESMNMAAPKISVPLRFMKALMKSGLSKITQIPSDGLNFITNRKFSNDLPKKIMGEDWFNKTSVMNFFPAVVADLDYRLMYPKVQHNHAFERTLIGNTVIYQIQGEGRPFILFHGLLSDGEDLFPLGLELHEKTGRPVWIPDLPGLGRSPFKRETPLLDLYLNVVNDLLGKATHGAHWIGHSFGAVILLEALGREYIDTKNTITLLQPPVAKKNSKSFNAPPFMNKWALKLATANSLERYLIGNGLFENTESIPKHYIAKIRSSFTSPRILNTTLQLNRVLSKDYQGDFTKVPGYNLHIIWGDQDRRYSAPLHLGKVDVVPYGHHFPLNHPRETASYIL
- a CDS encoding helix-turn-helix domain-containing protein; the encoded protein is MKLSRGRCRLRYLLARAKMTQAELSRRAEYSPKQISNWVNDREMMSYDAAATVAHVLGCQMEDLYELMLLP
- a CDS encoding helix-turn-helix domain-containing protein, which produces MLRLKLDKLLYEKRLNANQLSKMTGIRYPTISDMADNKSKAWSPENLNKIMIALGLKDISELIEYVEEPPQE
- a CDS encoding DUF7667 family protein, producing the protein MLPVHVILAELYHAQPWTMEQLVELQQCLAVNARYCWDTLKLRQLSNMAAATEDAAWLSELHIREESLRLTGRAPTL
- a CDS encoding TetR/AcrR family transcriptional regulator, which produces MNQKRVIEVAATLFLEKGFAYTSMDELVRVSKVSKSNVYYHFADKEELLAGVVDYWIETYERAMDQILSQNQLSVEDRVQMFLKHLSQGVQSREYKGSCPFITLYIQTPAQATHIKEKIGLFFTGLQMKISLLLQQGAEKGEFRDTIHIDEVAALFITNLEGALFLAETLKDATVITKTASHFFNLLR